The Entomobacter blattae nucleotide sequence ACTTATTGTATGGGCAAAAAAATGTCTTTTCTGCCCCGCGATGAGCTCTTAAACTTTGAGGAGCTCTCCACGCTCAGCAAAGTGTTTATCGAATGTGGGGTACGCAAAATTCGCCTCACAGGAGGAGAACCCCTAGTACGGGCAGACTTATGCGCTTTTGTACAGTCTCTTACCCCTTGGCTCAATACAGATAAGAGCAAACCTGGACTTGATGAAATTACCTTAACAACCAACGCCACCCTGCTAGAGCGCTATGCCAAACCGCTTTATCAGGCCGGAATACGAAGGATCAATATCAGTCTTGATACTCTCCGCCCAGACCGTTTTACCGCCATTACCCGTGTAGGTAAACTTGACAATACCCTTAAGGGTATTGAAGCAGCCTTAGAGGCTGGTTTAAAAATCCGGATCAATACGGTGGTTCTAAAAGGATTAAATGACGATGAGTTTGATCACCTCATCGAATGGTGCGGACAAAACCAGATGGATCTTTGCTTGATAGAAACCATGCCGATGGGACAAGTAGAGGGAAACCGAATGGATCACTACTTACCCTTGGCAGAAGTTAAAAATACCCTCCAGAAAAGCTGGACCCTCCTACCCACGACCCATTCAACCTCGGGGCCTGCTCGCTATATGACCCTTCTGGAAACCGGCCAGAAAATAGGTTTTATTACCCCCCTCAGCCATGGTTTTTGTGAGGCGTGCAATCGAGTTCGTCTCTCTTGTACAGGGGTCCTTTACACGTGCCTCGGCCAGGAAAATAATTATGATTTTCGGACCCTCCTTCGCAGTCACGCAAGCTCCGATGAGTTAAAACAAGCTTTATTTACCGCTATTCAACATAAACCACGTGGGCATGATTTTGCTTTTGATCGCCTTAATAAAACCACCCAAGGGCAAATAAAACGCCATATGAACGTTACAGGCGGGTAATACCGTAAATGGATACCCCTTATCCTATTCCCCAAGTTTTTGACTATAAAGCCCAACAAAAGTTTCACAACCGGGCTAGCCGTAAAATCGCCCACGTTTACCCCATTCTTCAGCATGCAGCCTCTCTCCTGATTGAACGACTGGACGACATTACAAGGCCCTTTAACCTGGCGTTGGATATTGGCGGAAGAGGCGTGGTTGCCCCGTTATTGGTTGAACGGAAGATTACACCCATTACCATTGATTGCTCTATTGACATGCTCAATAAGCAGGCCGGGTTAAAACTTTGTTCTGAAAATGAACTTCTTCCCTTTGCCCCAGCAAGCTTTGACCTTGTCATTGCTTCTCTCTCCCTCCATCAAGTGAACGATATTCCAGGCCTGTTCAAACAAATACGTCATATCCTTAAACCAGATGGCCTGTTTCTGGCCAGTTTGCCCGTACTTCCCAGCTTTTCAGAATTAAGGGAATGTCTTATGCAAGCAGAAGAGACCCTTTGTGGGCGTATCTCTCCACGTATCATCCCTTTTCCCAACCTTCAGGCCTGTGCGGGCCTTCTGCAGCGGGCTGGCTTTACTTTGCCAGTTGTCGATTCTGAAATCATTAACCTCTCTTATCGCAACCCCCTCTCCATCCTGCGCGACCTTCAACAAGCAGGGGAAAGCAATGCCCTGACCCAACGGAGTAAATTAATCCCTCCCAAGGGCCTTTTTCCCCTAGCCCTTAGCCTTTTCGCTGACCGATATGGCAAGAATGATCCAGTCCCCTTACAGCTCCATATCGCTTGCCTCAGCGCATGGAGCCCTGCTCCTACCCAACCCCAACCCTTGACCCGCGGCGAATTTACAACCTCTTTTGAGGATCTGATCGCTTCCCTACCTGACCCGCCAAGTGAATCTTCCTCCTCATAACCCAGAGCTGCATAACCTAGGACTGCATAACCAAGAGCTGCAAGAAATCCACATCCAAAACCTGCCCTCAATACTCGCATTCGCTCTGGATCACTCTAGACCACTCTGGCCCACTCTGGCAGCCCACTTCTGGAGCACTCTGGGGTGCGTGGTTTTGAGGTGGTCTTCAGCCAATCTTTGAGAAGTGATGCTCACTTGATCGGCTGTCCTCTGGTTGGCTTTCTTTTAGGCAGGTACTTTCAAAGAGAAGATTTTCGAATAATATAAAAAAGCTCTTTATTTACTAAGCTGTCAGGGCTAAAAAACAAAAATACTTTATGCTTTTTGGGTGGACAACAGAAAACCTCAAAAGCACAAGCAAAAATAGATTGATCAATGTAAGGGCACTGCTTGTATGGCTGGTAAAGAAACAAAACATAACATCAAGAAGGTTGTTCTGGCTTATTCCGGTGGCCTTGATACTTCTGTCATCTTACGGTGGCTCCAAAAAAACCGTCATTGTGAAGTCGTAACATTTACAGCAGACCTCGGCCAGGGCGAAGAGCTGGAACCTGCCCGTAAAAAAGCAGAAATGTTCGGTGTTAAGGAAATTTTTGTTGAAGACCTGCGCGAACAATTCGTTAAAGACTTCGTCTTCCCCATGTTTAGGGCCAATACCTTGTATGAGGGGCAGTATCTTCTTGGTACCTCCATAGCACGCCCCTTGATTGCCCAGCGCCAAATCGAAATTGCCGAAGCCGTAGGCGCAGACGCCGTAGCCCATGGCGCAACAGGAAAAGGGAATGATCAGGTTCGCTTTGAACTGGCTTACTATGCCTTAAAGCCCGATGTTACCGTTATTGCCCCCTGGCGGGAATGGGATTTGACCTCGCGCACAAAGCTGCTGGCCTTTGCTGAGGAAAACCAAATTCCCATTGCCAAGGACAAACGCGGGGAAGCCCCATTTTCCGTAGATGCGAACCTACTTCATTCCTCTTCGGAAGGAAAAATCCTTGAAGATCCGGCCCTTCCCCCCGATGAAATTGTCTTTCAGCGGACCATTTCCCCAGAGGCGGCTCCAGATACCCCTACAGAAATCAGTATTGATTTTGTCCACGGGGACCCCGTTGCCATTAACGGTGTTAGTCTGTCTCCCGCTTCTCTTCTCACTCGTTTAAATGAACTGGGCAAAGCCAATGGGATTGGCCGGCTGGATTTAGTAGAGAATCGGTTTGTAGGGATGAAATCCCGTGGGATTTATGAAACCCCGGGGGGCACCATTTTGCTCGCTGCTCATCGACATATGGAATCCATTACCCTTGACCGTGAGGCAGCCCACCTTAAAGATAGCCTGATGCCCAAATATGCCGAACTTATTTATAACGGTTTTTGGTTCTCACCTGAACGGCGCATGCTGCAAGCTTTGATTGACGAAAGCCAACATTTCGTCAACGGTCAGGTGAGGTTAAAGCTGTACAAGGGCAATATTATTGTTACGGGCCGCGAAAGCCCCAACAGCCTCTATGATACCCGCGTTGTAACCTTTGAAGATGATGAAGGCGCCTATAACCAGGCGGATGCGCAAGGCTTCATTCGGCTTAATGCCCTCAGATTACGCCTAAGCGCTATGGCTGGGCGTAAAAATACTTAATCTCTGCATATTAAAGTAACCAGCACGATAAGAGAAATATGTTTTTGAAGCAATTTCTGTTATCGTTGTTATCATTGTTATCGACACAAGGTATTTTATAACGCCTTTTAACCCTTGCCGATCCAGATAGCCCATAAGAATAGGTAGAAGCACATGTCCATTTACTCCTCTCCCCGGCAAACTACGAAACGCCCCTTCCTCTCTCATGTAAAAAAAATCGGCATATCGCTGGCTTTGGCTTCAACTCTTCTGGTTGTTGGTTGTAGTGACGGCCCTAACGACGACGATGAACCTGATATTAACCCAACCACCTTCATGCAGCATATCCGCAGCGAAAAGGGCGTTGTAACCCTCCCCAGCGGCTTAGCCTATAAGGTTATCAAATCTGGAGACAAAACAGGGATCTCCCCTCAGAAAGGTGATCTGATCATGGTTTCCTATGAGGGGCGTCTACCAGATGGCATTATTTTTGATAGCTCCAATAAACATGGTGAAGATTCCGTGATACAGATGGAACTTGACGGGATGATTGATGGCTGGATGCAAGCCCTCCCCATGATGCACACTGGAGATACCTGGATGCTCTATGTACCGCCTGAACTGGGTTATAAAAGCCGCTCGGTTGGTGTTATTCCCCCTAATAGTCCCTTAATTTTTAGCATACAGTTAGTAGGGGTTGACAAGCGCAAACACTAACCTGTGTTTTGGTGGATGCAGCTTTACGGCTGTATTCTCCTTAAAAGAGTACCGCTCATCACGGTGCTATTAAACCCAAATCCTCTTTTTCTTGACTAATCTTTTTTCGGTAGGGCACCTTTTATGCCACGTATTTTTTCTGGAATTCAGCCAACCGGAATTCCCCAGCTTGGGAACTATCTTGGTGCCATTCGCAACTGGGTTCACCTACAAGAAGAATTCGAATGTCTCTTCTGCCTGGTGGATATGCACGCCATCACTGTATGGCAAGACCCTGCTAAGCTTAAGGAGCAGACCCTTCAACAGGCGGCTATTTTGTTAGCTGCCGGCATTAATCCAGACCAACATATTCTCTTCAATCAATCTGCCGTCTCAGCTCATGCTCGCCTTGGTTGGATATTCAGCTGTATCGCGCGTATCGGCTGGTTGAACAGAATGACCCAATTTAAGGATAAAGTCGGAAAAGACCGTGAAAAACATTCAGCCGGTCTCTATGTTTACCCTACGCTCATGGCTGCGGATATCTTGGCTTATAAAGCAACCCATGTTCCCGTAGGCGATGACCAAAAACAACATATTGAACTCGCTAATGATATTGCCCAAAAATTCAATTATGACTACCAAACCGAGTTCTTTCCCCAAATAAAAGCCCTTATTCCTCCAGCAGCAGCACGGGTTATGAGCCTACGAGATGGGACAAAAAAAATGTCCAAATCCGATCCCTCTGCGCAAAGCCGTATAGAACTTCTTGATACTGCGGATGATATTGCCCAAAAAATCCGCCGCGCAAAAACCGATTCCAACCCTTTACCTGGTACAGTGGCTGCCCTCAATGAACGCCCAGAAGCCCGAAACCTAGTAGAAATT carries:
- a CDS encoding methyltransferase domain-containing protein encodes the protein MDTPYPIPQVFDYKAQQKFHNRASRKIAHVYPILQHAASLLIERLDDITRPFNLALDIGGRGVVAPLLVERKITPITIDCSIDMLNKQAGLKLCSENELLPFAPASFDLVIASLSLHQVNDIPGLFKQIRHILKPDGLFLASLPVLPSFSELRECLMQAEETLCGRISPRIIPFPNLQACAGLLQRAGFTLPVVDSEIINLSYRNPLSILRDLQQAGESNALTQRSKLIPPKGLFPLALSLFADRYGKNDPVPLQLHIACLSAWSPAPTQPQPLTRGEFTTSFEDLIASLPDPPSESSSS
- the moaA gene encoding GTP 3',8-cyclase MoaA translates to MNYPFTDPFGRHITYLRISVTDRCDLRCTYCMGKKMSFLPRDELLNFEELSTLSKVFIECGVRKIRLTGGEPLVRADLCAFVQSLTPWLNTDKSKPGLDEITLTTNATLLERYAKPLYQAGIRRINISLDTLRPDRFTAITRVGKLDNTLKGIEAALEAGLKIRINTVVLKGLNDDEFDHLIEWCGQNQMDLCLIETMPMGQVEGNRMDHYLPLAEVKNTLQKSWTLLPTTHSTSGPARYMTLLETGQKIGFITPLSHGFCEACNRVRLSCTGVLYTCLGQENNYDFRTLLRSHASSDELKQALFTAIQHKPRGHDFAFDRLNKTTQGQIKRHMNVTGG
- a CDS encoding argininosuccinate synthase, coding for MAGKETKHNIKKVVLAYSGGLDTSVILRWLQKNRHCEVVTFTADLGQGEELEPARKKAEMFGVKEIFVEDLREQFVKDFVFPMFRANTLYEGQYLLGTSIARPLIAQRQIEIAEAVGADAVAHGATGKGNDQVRFELAYYALKPDVTVIAPWREWDLTSRTKLLAFAEENQIPIAKDKRGEAPFSVDANLLHSSSEGKILEDPALPPDEIVFQRTISPEAAPDTPTEISIDFVHGDPVAINGVSLSPASLLTRLNELGKANGIGRLDLVENRFVGMKSRGIYETPGGTILLAAHRHMESITLDREAAHLKDSLMPKYAELIYNGFWFSPERRMLQALIDESQHFVNGQVRLKLYKGNIIVTGRESPNSLYDTRVVTFEDDEGAYNQADAQGFIRLNALRLRLSAMAGRKNT
- a CDS encoding FKBP-type peptidyl-prolyl cis-trans isomerase, which translates into the protein MSIYSSPRQTTKRPFLSHVKKIGISLALASTLLVVGCSDGPNDDDEPDINPTTFMQHIRSEKGVVTLPSGLAYKVIKSGDKTGISPQKGDLIMVSYEGRLPDGIIFDSSNKHGEDSVIQMELDGMIDGWMQALPMMHTGDTWMLYVPPELGYKSRSVGVIPPNSPLIFSIQLVGVDKRKH
- the trpS gene encoding tryptophan--tRNA ligase, with translation MPRIFSGIQPTGIPQLGNYLGAIRNWVHLQEEFECLFCLVDMHAITVWQDPAKLKEQTLQQAAILLAAGINPDQHILFNQSAVSAHARLGWIFSCIARIGWLNRMTQFKDKVGKDREKHSAGLYVYPTLMAADILAYKATHVPVGDDQKQHIELANDIAQKFNYDYQTEFFPQIKALIPPAAARVMSLRDGTKKMSKSDPSAQSRIELLDTADDIAQKIRRAKTDSNPLPGTVAALNERPEARNLVEIYAALSGVSVDNVLLQFEGNGFGPFKEKLTELVVATIDPIAQKARSYLKDPDHIKTILHTGAEKAKAIADPIVEEVEKIVGFIR